The proteins below come from a single Juglans regia cultivar Chandler chromosome 12, Walnut 2.0, whole genome shotgun sequence genomic window:
- the LOC109005310 gene encoding PHD finger protein ALFIN-LIKE 5-like, which yields MEGGGGVLNYPGTVEKVFWDFRGRRTGILKALTTDAEEFYRQCDPEKENLCLYGFPGEQWEVNLPAEEVPPELPEPALGINFARNGMQEKDWLSLVAVHSDAWLLGVAFYFGARFGFDKADRKRLFDMINELPTVFEVVTDTAQKQVKEEPSVSNRGSDKSKSNSKLRRTSESQEKYLKGTQAKDEHQVIDEDEEHGLTLCGSCAESYASDEFWICCDICEKWFHGKCVKVTPARAEHIKRYKCPSCSNKNAA from the exons atggaaggaggaggaggagttcTGAACTACCCGGGAACAGTGGAGAAGGTCTTTTGGGATTTCAGGGGCCGCCGAACTGGCATACTCAAAGCCCTCACTactg ATGCTGAAGAATTCTATCGGCAGTGTGATCCAG AGAAGGAGAATCTATGCTTGTATGGCTTTCCTGGTGAGCAATGGGAAGTCAATTTACCTGCTGAGGAAGTGCCTCCTGAGCTCCCAGAGCCTGCACTGGGAATAAACTTTGCGAGAAATGGCATGCAAGAAAAGGACTGGTTATCTTTAGTTGCTGTCCATAGCGATGCATGGCTGCTTGGTGTTGCCTTCTATTTTGGTGCTAGATTTGGATTTGATAAGGCTGACAG GAAGCGGCTCTTTGACATGATAAATGAACTTCCAACAGTCTTTGAAGTGGTGACCGATACTGCACAAAAACAAGTAAAGGAAGAGCCGTCTGTCTCAAATCGTGGTAGCGACAAATCCAAGTCGAACTCCAAACTA CGGCGGACATCAGAATCTCAGGAAAAATATCTGAAGGGCACGCAGGCAAAGGACGAACATCAAGTCATTGATGAGGATGAAGAGCATGGATTGACCTTGTGTGGATCATGTGCGGAGAGTTATGCATCAGATGAATTTTGGATTTGTTGTGACATCTGCGAGAAGTGGTTCCATGGCAAGTGTGTAAAGGTTACCCCAGCGAGGGCTGAGCATATTAAGCGGTACAAGTGTCCATCATGCAGCAACAAGAACGCTGCATGA
- the LOC109005309 gene encoding nuclear transcription factor Y subunit A-3-like isoform X1 has product MQNLCKKESSISVSHSASLYFVGCPSWGNSAESYVEQSSRPRSLSLKMGVPPQHCHNTKQLNFQFQDQDSSSTQSTGESYPAVVSMQESYACGQGIVSPQSGCIETKGKLVGGIIKSASPIGAQDFFFLPSQNDYNQSVAHIPFPHADPYFGGLLSAAYGSQSIVSTSIHHPQIIGMTPTRVPLPLDLTEDEPIYVNSKQYHAILRRRQYRAKLEAQNKLIKDRKPYLHESRHLHALKRARGSGGRFLNTKKLQEDASIASCSDVISASNSDNILQPPEFRFNCYPSPVGGTMRGHSVDMHGGGGGGKQHLHLPSTLQ; this is encoded by the exons ATGCAGAACTTGTGTAAGAAAGAATCTAGTATAAGTGTTTCACATTCAGCATCCCTGTACTTTGTTGGTTGTCCATCATGGGGGAATTCTGCTGAATCATATGTCGAGCAATCATCTAGACCCAGAAGTTTAAGCTTGAAGATGGGAGTTCCACCACAACACTGCCATAAcaccaagcaattgaattttCAATTCCAAGACCAGGATTCGTCCTCAACTCAATCAACTGGTGAATCTTATCCTGCAGTGGTTAGTATGCAGGAAAGCTATGCTTGTGGACAAGGAATAGTTTCACCACAATCAG GATGTATTGAAACTAAGGGGAAGCTTGTTGGAGGTATCATCAAATCTGCCTCACCAATTGGTGCTCAGGATTTTTTCTTCTTGCCTTCACAGAATGATTACAACCAATCAGTT GCTCACATTCCATTCCCCCATGCTGATCCATATTTTGGTGGTTTATTGTCTGCTGCTTATGGTTCACAATCTATCGTAAGTACCTCA ATTCATCATCCCCAAATCATAGGGATGACCCCAACTCGAGTGCCCCTACCTCTCGATCTTACAGAGGATGAACCCATTTATGTCAATTCAAAACAGTACCATGCAATTCTCAGACGGAGACAGTATCGAGCTAAGCTTGAAGCTCAGAACAAACTCATCAAAGATCGGAAG CCGTATCTTCATGAATCTCGGCATCTTCATGCATTAAAGAGGGCTAGAGGATCTGGTGGACGTTTTCTCAACACAAAGAAGCTCCAAGAAGATGCATCCATTGCCTCTTGCTCTGATGTGATAAGTGCCTCCAACAGTGACAACATCTTGCAGCCACCAGAATTTAGGTTCAATTGTTATCCTTCTCCTGTTGGTGGGACCATGCGAGGTCATTCAGTTGATAtgcatggtggtggtggtggtggtaagCAGCACCTACACCTTCCTTCCACCCTCCAATGA
- the LOC109017362 gene encoding threonine synthase, chloroplastic-like — translation MASFSISLSQSSHISLKPKTSPPKSHFVKSHFVQIKASAHSTPSPSTPPKPVVSKPRRPADENIRDEARRNNPTHSHRFSAKYVPFNADSSSSHSTESYSLDEIVYRSQSGGLLDVQHDMDALKNYDGKYWRDLFDSRVGKTTWPYGSGVWSKKEWVLPEIDSDDIISAFEGNSNLFWAERFGKQFLGMSDLWVKHCGISHTGSFKDLGMTVLVSQVNRLRKMKRPVVGVGCASTGDTSAALSAYCAAAGIPSIVFLPANRISIAQLVQPIANGAFVLSLDTDFDGCMQLIREVTAELPIYLANSLNSLRLEGQKTAAIEILQQFDWNVPDWVIVPGGNLGNIYAFYKGFHMCKELGLVDRIPRLVCAQAANANPLYLHYQSGWKDFKPIKANSTFASAIQIGDPVSIDRAVYALRNSNGIVEEATEEELMDAMAQADSTGMFICPHTGVALTALIKLRKSGAIGPTDRTVVVSTAHGLKFTQSKIDYHSMNIKDMACRLANPPVQVKADFGSVMDVLKKTLLSKAPKH, via the coding sequence ATGGCTtccttctccatctctctctcccaatcCTCTCATATCTCCCTCAAACCCAAAACCTCTCCTCCCAAATCCCACTTCGTCAAATCCCATTTCGTTCAAATCAAAGCGTCCGCTCACTCTACCCCCTCTCCATCAACCCCGCCGAAGCCAGTAGTCTCCAAACCCCGCCGCCCCGCCGACGAAAACATCCGCGATGAAGCCCGCCGGAACAACCCCACCCACTCCCACCGCTTCTCCGCCAAGTACGTCCCATTCAACGCAGACTCTTCCAGTTCCCACTCCACCGAGTCCTACTCCCTCGATGAGATCGTCTACCGCTCCCAGTCCGGCGGCCTCCTCGACGTCCAGCACGACATGGACGCACTGAAAAACTACGACGGAAAATACTGGCGTGACCTCTTCGACTCCCGAGTCGGCAAGACCACGTGGCCCTACGGCTCCGGCGTCTGGTCCAAGAAGGAGTGGGTCCTCCCCGAGATCGACAGCGACGACATCATCAGCGCATTCGAGGGCAACTCCAACTTATTCTGGGCCGAGCGTTTCGGGAAACAGTTTCTGGGAATGAGCGACCTTTGGGTCAAACACTGCGGGATCAGCCACACTGGGAGTTTTAAGGATCTGGGCATGACCGTGCTGGTTAGCCAAGTCAATCGTCTCCGCAAAATGAAACGCCCGGTCGTCGGCGTCGGATGTGCTTCTACCGGAGATACCTCCGCCGCTCTCTCAGCATATTGCGCCGCTGCTGGGATCCCGTCCATTGTCTTCTTGCCCGCTAATCGAATCTCAATCGCTCAGCTGGTTCAACCAATTGCAAACGGTGCATTCGTCTTGAGCCTCGACACAGATTTCGACGGCTGTATGCAGTTAATTCGGGAGGTAACTGCCGAATTGCCGATTTATTTAGCGAATTCGTTGAATAGTTTGCGATTAGAGGGTCAAAAAACCGCTGCGATTGAGATCTTGCAACAGTTTGATTGGAACGTACCCGATTGGGTTATAGTTCCGGGTGGAAATCTCggaaatatatatgcattttaCAAAGGGTTCCATATGTGTAAGGAGTTAGGGCTTGTTGATAGGATTCCCAGGCTTGTTTGTGCTCAGGCGGCGAATGCGAACCCTCTTTACTTGCATTACCAATCGGGGTGGAAAGACTTCAAGCCCATAAAGGCGAACTCCACGTTTGCGTCCGCCATTCAAATCGGGGATCCAGTTTCGATTGATAGAGCGGTGTATGCGCTCAGGAATTCTAATGGGATCGTCGAGGAGGCGACAGAGGAGGAACTGATGGACGCAATGGCGCAGGCGGATTCGACCGGGATGTTTATCTGTCCTCATACTGGGGTGGCGTTGACGGCCTTGATTAAGCTAAGGAAGAGTGGAGCGATAGGGCCGACAGATCGGACAGTGGTGGTTAGCACGGCACACGGGTTGAAGTTCACGCAGTCGAAGATTGATTACCACTCCATGAATATCAAGGATATGGCTTGCCGGCTGGCAAACCCGCCAGTGCAGGTTAAGGCGGATTTTGGGTCGGTTATGGATGTTTTGAAGAAGACTTTGCTGAGCAAGGCACCCAAGCATTAG
- the LOC109005308 gene encoding solute carrier family 25 member 44, with translation MNLSAAEEESSGQEIHIPADIDWEMLDKSKFFFLGAALFSGVSGILYPVVVLKTRQQVAQSQVPGIKTAFWMVRNEGFRALYRGFGTSLTGTIPARALYMGALEVTKSNVGTATIGLGFSEPMAATIANAAAGLSAAMAAQLVWTPIDVVSQRLMVQGAVSFGHGGGNMNSGVAKASACKYLNGIDAFRKILNTDGPKGLYRGFGISILTYAPSNAVWWASYSVAQRMVWGGIGWYSCKKDEDSNENRLRAFRPDSKTIMAVQGVSAAMAGGMSALITMPLDTIKTRLQVLDGEENGRRGPTVAQTIRNLVKEGGWTACYRGLGPRWASMSMSATTMITTYELLKRMSTKSQGALT, from the coding sequence ATGAATTTGAGCGCGGCCGAAGAAGAATCGTCGGGGCAAGAGATTCACATCCCGGCCGATATCGACTGGGAAATGCTTGACAAGTCGAAGTTTTTTTTCCTAGGTGCCGCGCTCTTTTCGGGCGTATCGGGCATACTTTATCCGGTTGTGGTGTTGAAAACTAGGCAACAAGTAGCTCAATCCCAAGTTCCTGGCATCAAGACCGCTTTTTGGATGGTGAGGAATGAAGGTTTCCGGGCATTGTATAGAGGGTTTGGGACTTCTCTCACGGGCACGATCCCTGCCCGGGCTCTTTATATGGGGGCACTAGAGGTTACGAAGAGTAACGTGGGAACAGCCACTATTGGTTTAGGGTTTTCGGAGCCGATGGCCGCAACAATCGCAAATGCTGCCGCTGGTTTGAGCGCGGCAATGGCTGCGCAACTTGTATGGACCCCAATTGATGTGGTGAGCCAAAGGCTGATGGTTCAAGGTGCTGTTAGTTTCGGCCATGGTGGTGGTAACATGAATTCAGGTGTTGCTAAGGCATCGGCGTGTAAATATCTTAATGGGATCGATGCATTTAGGAAGATTTTGAATACGGATGGGCCGAAGGGATTGTATCGGGGGTTCGGGATATCAATTTTGACGTATGCACCATCAAATGCAGTGTGGTGGGCTTCTTACTCTGTGGCGCAAAGGATGGTTTGGGGTGGAATTGGGTGGTACTCTTGCAAGAAAGATGAGGATAGCAATGAGAATAGGCTGAGAGCGTTTAGGCCagattcaaaaacaataatggCAGTTCAGGGAGTCAGTGCAGCCATGGCGGGTGGCATGTCAGCTTTAATCACAATGCCACTCGATACAATTAAAACCAGGCTGCAAGTTTTGGATGGGGAAGAGAACGGACGTCGAGGACCAACTGTTGCACAGACAATCAGGAATTTGGTCAAGGAAGGCGGTTGGACGGCCTGTTACAGAGGATTGGGGCCTCGGTGGGCTTCAATGTCAATGTCTGCAACAACAATGATCACTACCTATGAGCTTCTGAAACGGATGTCGACAAAGAGTCAAGGGGCCTTGACATGA
- the LOC109005309 gene encoding nuclear transcription factor Y subunit A-3-like isoform X2 — MQNLCKKESSISVSHSASLYFVGCPSWGNSAESYVEQSSRPRSLSLKMGVPPQHCHNTKQLNFQFQDQDSSSTQSTGESYPAVVSMQESYACGQGIVSPQSGCIETKGKLVGGIIKSASPIGAQDFFFLPSQNDYNQSVAHIPFPHADPYFGGLLSAAYGSQSIIHHPQIIGMTPTRVPLPLDLTEDEPIYVNSKQYHAILRRRQYRAKLEAQNKLIKDRKPYLHESRHLHALKRARGSGGRFLNTKKLQEDASIASCSDVISASNSDNILQPPEFRFNCYPSPVGGTMRGHSVDMHGGGGGGKQHLHLPSTLQ, encoded by the exons ATGCAGAACTTGTGTAAGAAAGAATCTAGTATAAGTGTTTCACATTCAGCATCCCTGTACTTTGTTGGTTGTCCATCATGGGGGAATTCTGCTGAATCATATGTCGAGCAATCATCTAGACCCAGAAGTTTAAGCTTGAAGATGGGAGTTCCACCACAACACTGCCATAAcaccaagcaattgaattttCAATTCCAAGACCAGGATTCGTCCTCAACTCAATCAACTGGTGAATCTTATCCTGCAGTGGTTAGTATGCAGGAAAGCTATGCTTGTGGACAAGGAATAGTTTCACCACAATCAG GATGTATTGAAACTAAGGGGAAGCTTGTTGGAGGTATCATCAAATCTGCCTCACCAATTGGTGCTCAGGATTTTTTCTTCTTGCCTTCACAGAATGATTACAACCAATCAGTT GCTCACATTCCATTCCCCCATGCTGATCCATATTTTGGTGGTTTATTGTCTGCTGCTTATGGTTCACAATCTATC ATTCATCATCCCCAAATCATAGGGATGACCCCAACTCGAGTGCCCCTACCTCTCGATCTTACAGAGGATGAACCCATTTATGTCAATTCAAAACAGTACCATGCAATTCTCAGACGGAGACAGTATCGAGCTAAGCTTGAAGCTCAGAACAAACTCATCAAAGATCGGAAG CCGTATCTTCATGAATCTCGGCATCTTCATGCATTAAAGAGGGCTAGAGGATCTGGTGGACGTTTTCTCAACACAAAGAAGCTCCAAGAAGATGCATCCATTGCCTCTTGCTCTGATGTGATAAGTGCCTCCAACAGTGACAACATCTTGCAGCCACCAGAATTTAGGTTCAATTGTTATCCTTCTCCTGTTGGTGGGACCATGCGAGGTCATTCAGTTGATAtgcatggtggtggtggtggtggtaagCAGCACCTACACCTTCCTTCCACCCTCCAATGA